The Bacteroidia bacterium genomic interval TTATTGTTCTTTCCGGACCTGAGTTGTTTAAAGAAGACCGGTCCGCTGGATTCCATTTTGATCAGTATAGCCACAATGGGCATCAGGATCGGAAATACAAACAGAATCACTCCCAAAGAAAAGGCCACATCAAAAGCTCGTTTCAATGACTGATTGAAAACGGTTCTCAAAGGTTCTTTCCGTAAAGAGAGGATAGGAATATGTCCAAAGAAATCCACATTGATCTGTTTCCTTTTGAGGACATTGAAATCCGTCACCATTCGGAAATAGATGAAATTATCATCCGCAAAATCCGATAGCTCCTCTATCATTTCTTCCGAAATCAAAGGCAGAGACATATAGATCTCATTTATCTGCTCTCGCAAACAGAAACTCTTTATATCTTCTATTTCATCCCGCACCAATGCTTCCACTTCTTTCTGGCTGAGAGAGGGATCCAGATTGTTGAGGAATCTATAAACAGTTGTATTCTTTGAATTGAAGAAATTGTATAATTCGTTGATGGAAGGGTCATTTCCTACAACGGCAATCTTGCGAATGGTGTAGGTCATGCTGTTGTAATAGCGGTAGGCTACTAAAAGCAAAGCCCTGAAACAAATGATTGCAGGAATACTGGTAAGATAGGTGTAAGCCAAAAATTCCCGAGAAAGAATGTGGGACTTTGTGCCTACAATATAGGTCATAACAATGAAGACCTGCAGAAAGACAGTAGAAAATAAACTTTGTAAAAAAGCATTAATGCTGAGAAGCTTTCTTGTCTCGTATGCATTTGTAAATAGAGAAGCCCCTACCCAAGCCAGAATAAAGGTGTAGAAGAAATAAATATAATCAGTGATGATAGGCTCGGTCAGATCACCCTTGAGGTAATAGGCAAGGCGACAAGAGAGATTGATGATTACAAACTCTGTTATCAATACAAATACCTTGAAGAAAAATCTATTGCTACCCATGTTTTTTTTATCCAGATAAATAAAGTCTGTTTTCTCCTATGTTTTGATGCAATAATTAGCCCAAAAGTTACATATGTTTTAACGGGAAAAATATTTATCACCTGGAAGGCTTACGCACATGTTTGCTTTGTTGTCAATTTGGTATCCGATTATCCCCAAGTAAAGCTTGATGTTGGTTTGCTTGTGCAGACGAACTATTTAATATCCCGAATAGTCGAAACAAATATAGGACTTGCAATCACTAATAAATGAGGATTCAGACCAGTGGCTATGAAACACTCTTGAAAGGTAATTTTCCCCGTATGAATAGGGCTTTGTTAAATTAAGTCAGAATCATTTGAAGAATTGGGCGAAAGTAAGCTATATTTGCAAGCAGATTATGGACAAGAACGACTACATCTTCACGCAAGAGGAAATCGCTGAGATCCAGAAGCACGTGGCGAAGTATCCCGATAGAAAATCGGCGGTCATGCCAGCCCTCTGGATCGCGCAGGAGAAGTTCGGATGGCTCTCCCTTGAAGCGATTAAACTGGTGGCTACTACAATTGACATTCCCTATGCCCATGTATATGGAGTAGCTTCATTCTACACCATGTATTTCAAAAAGCCGGTTCCCAAACATCTGATAGAGGTTTGTACCTGTTTTTCCTGCCATGAAGTAGGAGGCCCTGAAATGCTGAGCTATGTGAAAGAGAAAATTGGAGCAGATGAAAAAGGCTTTGGCAAAGACGGGAAAATTTGGGCAAGAGCAGCTGAATGTCTGGGGGCTTGTGATACTGCGCCTATGTGCCAGGTAAGCAATAAGCACTATCGCCATCACCTCACTAAGGAAAAAGTTGATACATTAATTGCTCAACTTGAAAAAGACGAAAATCTTAGCTACGAAAAAATACCGTTAAACGATCAATCTATACTAGATTAATTTCTATGAAGTATATCCAAAAAACACCAGCCTATCTCTTATTAGAAGATGGGCTTTTTTTTGAAGGAACAGCCATCGGCAAAATTGGAACCACCACAGGAGAGATGTGTTTCAATACCAGTATGACAGGATACCAGGAGGTCTTTACAGATCCTTCTTATTATGGTCAAATCCTTATTGAAACTCATACCCATATTGGTAACTATGGCGTTCATGGATCTGAGTATGAAAGTAACTCAGCCAAAATTTCCGGTCTGATCGTGAGAAATTTTTCTCAAATTTTCTCCAGAAATGATGCAGTAGAATCTCTGCACTCTTTCCTGAATCATAATAATATTGTCGGCATCGGAAATATTGATACCCGTTTGCTGGTAACTCATATTCGGGATAAGGGAGCTATGAATGCCATCATTTCCTCAGAAGTTTCAGACCGCAAAGAGTTGACAAAACTTCTCAAAAAATGTCCTCCCATGGAAGGTCTGGAACTGTCTTCGAAAGTAAGTACCGTTCAGCCCTACTTCCACGGAAGTCCCTCAGCCAAGTATAGAGTAGCTGTTTTGGACGTTGGGATCAAAACAAATATTCTTGACCACCTGGCAGCCAGAGACTGTTACCTCAAAGTCTTTCCTGCAAATGCCGATTTTGAGGAGCTGACCAGCTTTGATCCTCACGGATTCTTTATCTCGAACGGGCCTGGTGATCCTGCAGCTATGCCTTATGCTGTAGATACGGTAAAAAAGATCCTCGATGCAGATCTGCCCCTCTTTGGGATTTGTTTGGGACATCAGATCATTTCCCTCGCATGTGGGGTGAGTACCTATAAAATGCACAATGGGCATAGAGGTGCCAATCATCCGGTCAAAAACCTGATTACGGGTAAATGTGAAATTACCTCTCAAAATCATGGATTTTGTGTAGATGCAAAAGAGATTGAGAATTCACCTCTTCTGGTAATTACCCATAAAAACCTGAATGATGGTACCATAGAAGGTGTCCGAGTACGGAATAAGAAAGCCTTCTCTGTGCAATTTCACCCGGAAGCTTCACCCGGACCACACGATAGCCACTATCTCTTTGACGAATTTATCGAATTGATTGAGTCAGACAGAGTACAGACACTGGCCTGATCGTTATTTACTTCTTGATTTTTAGTTGCTTATTATTTTTTTAAAAAAATAAGCCTAGATTTGCCATTCTTTCAAAATTCATCCAAATAAAAATTGAATTCTGAAAGAATGGCCATTAATTTATGCTCATGAAAATTTTAAAATTTGGGGGCTCATCTGTTGCAAGTGCAGAAAGAATAGACAATGTTGCCCGTATCATCCAGTCTTATGTCGCAAGAGGAGAGAAATTTGCCGTAGTAGTTTCTGCTATGGGTGGGATGACGGATTTGTTGATTGAAATGAGCGAGATTGCTGCTTCGGGCAGTATGGAGTACAAAGAGAAACTCGAGTATTTCTCCGGAAAACATAGAGAAGTTGTAAATAATCTGATCAAAGATTATAAAGGCTATGAGGCCATTCTGCAAGAGATTATAGAAGGACAGCTTGAGCTGGGTAATTTGCTCTACGGTCTTTATCTGACCCGAGATTTGACCCCTCGTACACTTGATTATATTCAGAGTTTTGGAGAAAGGTCATGTGCATTTATGCTCAGTGAGGTGCTGAATAGCTATGGCACTGCTGCTAAGTTCGTAAATGCCCGATTGCTGGTAAAAACAGATCATAACTATGGGGCTGCGAAAGTTTCTTTCCCTGAAACTACTCGTAATATTCAACAGCATTTTGTTGATAATCCCAACAAAGTGTCCATTATTACCGGCTTTATTGCTTCTACAGAAGATGGGATAACTACTACTTTGGGGCGAGGCGGATCTGATTATACAGCTGCGATATTTGGTTCGGCTGTAGATGCGGAGGAAATCCAGATTTGGACAGATGTGGATGGCGTCCTTACGGCTGATCCCCGTAAGGTGTCTCAGGCTTTTCCTGTGGCAACTATGAGTTATGAGGAAGCTCTGGAAATGTCCCATTTTGGGGCCAAAGTCATTTATCCTCCGACTATCCTTCCTGCTTTAGAAAAAAGAATTCCGATTCGAATCAAAAATAGTTTTAATCCGGATGCGGATGGAACCCTGATTAGCAATAATCCTGATCCATATGAGACCACAGTTAAAGGAATCACTTCTATAAGTGATATTTCCTTGCTGACTCTGGAAGGAGGAGGAATATTTAGTGCCTCTGCTATGGCTGCCAGACTATTCAATGTCCTGGCTATTAATAAAATCAACTCTATCCTGATTACGCAGGGCTCTTCTCAACATTCTATTTCATTCGCCATAAAACCGGGGAAGAAAGTCCTGGCAAAAAAGGTGATAGAAAAGGAATTTGAACTTGAGATTGCGGCTAAACTGGTTAAGCCGGTTCGCATAGTAGATGATTTGGCGGTTATCGCAGCGATAGGAGATAATATGAAATCCCGTCCGGGAATTTCAGGCAAGCTCTTCCAGGCTTTGGGTAAAAATGGAATCAATGTGATCGTAACGGCTCAGGGATCCTCTGAACGGAACATCTCTGTGGTTATTAAAAAGGAAGATGAGGCCAAAGCTCTGGTGGCAGTTCATGACGTATTCTTCCTCTCAAAATTTTACACCCTCAATCTCTTTTTTGTCGGTGTAGGTTTGATTGGGGGAGAACTTATCTCACAGATCAAGCAACAAGCAGCCTACCTAAGAGAACATCTTTATGTAGAGGTTAGAATCGTAGGAATGGCCAATACCAAGCGGATGCTCTTTAATCCAGCTGGAATCTCTCTGGATAATTGGGAAGAGGAGCTGCATGCATCTGAAACGGTCTCAAATCTGAGAAACTTTGTGGACAGGATGAAGGAGATGAACCTGGCCAATAGTGTTTTTGTGGATAATACTGCCCTGGACGACATCAGACTCGTTTATCCGGAAATCCTCGCATCTTCTATCTCAATCTCTACGCCTAATAAGGTGGCTGTTTCAAGTTCTTACGAATCTTACCAGCAATTGAAGAAGATTGCGGACGAACATAGTGTGAAATTCTTTTATGAAGCTAATGTAGGAGCAGGACTACCCGTATTGACTACGCTTACAGACCTTATCAATAGCGGAGATAGAATTCTGAAAATCGAAGGGGTTCTCAGTGGCTCTCTATCCTTCATTTTCAATTCATTCAATGGCGAAAGACCCTTTAGCGATATTGTTAAGGAAGCAGGGGAAAGAGGCTATACTGAGCCTGATCCGCGTATAGATTTGAGTGGAAAGGATGTTGCAAGGAAATTGTTGATCCTTGCCAGAGAATCAGGCTTTAAAATGGAGTTTGATGACATTGAGGTAGAAAATATTCTCCCTCAGGCTTGCCTGGATGCAAAGGATGTTGATGCCTTTATGGTAGAACTGGAAAAAGCCAATGATCATTTCGCAGCCATACAAAAAGCTGCGGCCGATGAAGGCAAGGTGCTGAGATTTATAGCTACCCTTGAAAATGGGAAGGCCTTTATTTCTCTGCAAAGTATGGACGAAAGCAATCCTTTCTACAACCTTTCCGGCAGTGATAATATGATAGTCTTTACCACCCAACGCTACAAAGACAGACCCCTTGTGATCAAAGGGCCAGGAGCTGGAGCCGAAGTTACAGCTGCAGGTGTCTTTGCAGAGATTTTACGGGTAGGATACTATCTTTCCTAATTCCCAAAGCATTCGGGACTGAGGTAAAATAAAATATCATCCAATTGCTGATCCGAGAACCCTGGAAAAGCATTCATAGCAGCTTTATTATTGGCTTCCCATAAGGCGATGGCCCGGGGATCTTTATCATCAAAGATCATTCGTGGGCTATTGCTGATCCAGCGTTTTAACCAGTCTTTATCGGAAGCATTGTATTTACCACATAAATCTCCAAGCTTTGGGCCAATAGACTGTCTATTGAGCGTATGACAAGTGGTACAATTGCTTTCAAAAATCTGCTTTCCGTTTCTCCAGGAGATAGCAAGTTGCTCATCTTCGAATACAATTCCACTTCCACCTTTTTCGGGCGAAGTGGCATGCTGTGAAGTTTCCTGAGGTGCAGAGATTTGATTTAGGAGTTCATCTTTAAGGAGGGTAAATCCTGTAAGACAAAGAATGAGAATAATGGCCTGCAGGCCGAATAACAAGGGGAGTATATAATTCTTCATGGTTTTAGATTGAAGTACATTTTATATACGTATTTATCCGCCTACCGTTAACCAAAAAAATCAAAATCTGCCTGCATTTATTGTCCTTTTCTCAAGCCCATTCCTTCGGAAAATCCCTATATTTAAAAGAAGCATATTTTTCGACTAACACTACTAAAACCCAAGCCTTACATGAAAAACCGAAAAATCACCTTGAGTGAAAAGGAGATCCCGGACAAATGGTACAACATCATTGCCGACATGCCCAACAAACCTCTCCCGCCCTTACATCCCGGAACCAAAGAACCCATCGGTCCGGATGCATTGGCGCCCCTTTTTCCTATGGAGCTTATCAAACAGGAAGTAACAGCTGAAAAATGGGTGGATATCCCGGATGAGGTGAGAAATATTTACTCAATGTGGCGTCCAACTCCTTTGTATCGAGCCTACAATCTTGAAAAGGTTCTGGATACACCTGCCAAGATCTACTACAAATATGAAGGAGTAAGTCCTTCCGGTTCTCACAAACCCAATACGGCTGTTCCTCAGGCTTACTATAATAAGCAGGAAGGGATCAAGCGTATTACCACAGAAACCGGAGCCGGACAGTGGGGGAGTGCCCTCGCTTTTGCCTGCAACATCTTTGATATGGAATGTGAGGTATATATGGTAAAGCTTTCCTACCATCACAAACCCTATCGAAAGATCATGATGAATACCTGGGGCGCCAAAGTCTTCCCTTCGCCTTCAGAAGCAACAGAAGCAGGGCGTAAGGTCCTGGCCGCAGATCCGAATACAACAGGTTCTTTAGGAATAGCGATATCTGAGGCAGTGGAAAGAGCAGCCTCTAATGAGGACACCAAATACGCTTTGGGCAGTGTGTTGAACCATGTAAAACTGCATCAAACGATTATCGGGCAAGAAGCTGTCAAGCAAATGGAAAAAGCCGGAGATATGCCGGACATTGTGATTGCTCCCTTTGGTGGAGGCTCCAATTTTGCAGGCCTGGCCTTTCCCTTCCTGCGTTTAAACCTGGAAGGGGGACACAACATCCGCTGCATAGCCAGCGAACCTACTTCCTGTCCCAAGTTGACAAGAGGGGTTTTCCGCTACGACTTTGGTGATACGGTGGGCATGACTCCTCTATTGCCCATGTACACCCTGGGACATAATTTCGTGCCTGCACCTATACATGCAGGAGGATTGCGCTACCATGGAGCAGGAGTGATCGTAAGTCAATTGTTGAAAGACAAATTGATTGAGGCTGTGGCTCATGATAATATTGAGGTATTTGAAGCTGGGGTAACCTTCGCCAAAGCTGAAGGAATAGTAGCAGCACCTGAAGCCACTCATGGTATTGCTACTGCAATAGCTGAAGCGAAGAAGTGTAAAGAGGAAGGAGTTTCCCGAACGATCTTATTCAACCTTTGTGGACATGGCAATTTTGACATGAAAGCCTATGAGGATTATTTTGCTGGAAAGATTGTGAGGCATGAATTGACCACTGAAGATATTGAAAGATCATTAGCTGAGTTGGATACCCCAACGATTTAGATAAAAAAGGCGATGAGGGAATCATCGCCTTTTTTTAAGATATATTTTGATTTATGTTGTTTTAGCGCAGCTGTCACCCTAACCAGCGTGGAAGGGTCCCAATCTCTTGACTATAAATCGTCAATTTCACCTTCAACTACTTGTTTTTGACTCATCTTTGAGTTCCCTCGAGGGTGCTAAGGATGACAAAGTTATTACACTAACTGCAATTCCGGCTGAGGCAAATCCAACAATAACTGGTAGTACAAATCCAAAGCCTTGTGCTTGCCAGCATCGAATTGAAAATCGATGTAGTGCGAGAGATACTTATGCGCAAATTCAGGATCCAATTTATATTCAGGAGCCCATTTGGCTGCACTCCTGGGAGCTTGTTCCACTCCAAAACGCATGGCATCATTCAATTGACGAAGTTGCTCTGAAGTAAAAGCTTCTGGCAGATAGGCCCAAACAGCAAAGGCAAAGGGCAGGCCCGTCATGTCTTTCCAGGCCTGAGCCAAATCATAGGCATAGGCATATTGATCTTTGATCCGAATAGCTTTGTCTCCAATCACTACACCACCGGCACTTCCTTTGATTTTATCAAAGTGCTTGAATTCAGGCTTATGATACTTGACCTCTTTCTTCCAATGATGCTTCATCAAGATTTGCAAAAGCCCATTGGAACTACGGGAATGTCTGTCAAGGTAAATCGTATCCAATTCCTCCAAAGGTTTCTGAGAGAAAAGAAATACGGAAGCAACTTCTCCATCTGCACCTATACAATAGTTGGGCATGATGGATATATTTTTGAATTGAGCCAGAGCACCTACCGGAAGCAAAGCCATTTGGCATTTGCCCTGATGCAGATGTGTGGCGCAATCTACCGGGGGAAGTAAATGAAAACGTATCTCACGATCCTTTATACAGGCTTCAAAGCCATCCATAAAGGGACGAGTATTAATATAAGAAACCAATGCAATATCTATCATATATCAGGAGGGTTTATGTGAAGCTGATATGCTTTTTAGGGGAGTTTCAGGTAAATGACTGTATTTGTCCTGAAAAACCAGTTCTTTACGCATATCAGGATGTATTCTGACCAATGTAAGGGCTGTATTCTTATGGGGAAATTCTTCCATTCTTTCGAAGCCATATGCCAGAAACTGACTAAGGATGATTCGCAATTGACGCCCATGGGAACAAAGTAGAATTTGCCCCTTTGAATGAATCCTTGGAAGTTCCTCGAAAAATGTTCTCGCTCGATCCCAGGCAATCCTTGGGGTTTCTGCTCCTTCGACAGTTATATCGACATTACCAGTTTTCCATTTGCCGATTGTTTCAAAGAAATGGGCCCGCTGCTCGGGACTAGGCTTTAATCCTTCATGAACGCCCCAGCTAAATTCATTTAAGGCTTCTGTTGTATGAAATTCATATCCCTGACTTTTCCAGGGAGCAAGGGTTTGATGGGTTCTTTTGAGCTTGCTTGCATATATCCTGTCAAACTTCATATGCTGATAAGCCTCGAAGAAATGCTGCGCTTGCTTACGGCCATTTTCATTCAAGTCAGAATCAACTCCTGAACCCTGAACAATTCCTTGTCGGTTATAATCGGTTTCTCCGTGTCGTAAGAAGTATAGATCAAGCATAATTATTTTGGCTATGATTGGATGATGTTGGATTTCAGGCCTAGATCTTCTCGAAAAATGCCCGGATGCTGTTGAAATATTTGATAGAGGATCCAGCTGAAGCCTGGAATCCAGATTATGTCATTAAATAGATTGGACCAGAGGAATTCTGGATTCAGGACTCCTTGCCAGATGTAAAAAAGTGCGCCTAGAGGACCTAGCAGCTTTCCAATAAGACCTACCAGAATCAGTGGCCAATACCTCTTGGGATCAACAGAACAGAAATAATAGGCAATGCCATAAACACCTACCAGCATTCCAATGCAACGTATCATGAGCAGGCTAAAATCAGTCGCCTCCGAACCGAAAAGCATGAGGTGAGGAAAAATCGAAATCGCAGCTCCCCAAATGAGGTTGTAGATGGCTGCCAGTAACATGATCCTTTTGCTAATATGTAGGTGTTTATCCTGCATTATTTGCCTTGTCGATCTCTAAAATTTCTTTCCATAACTCTGATTCTGCATAGCGTTTTATGATCAGATTTCTTTGGTAGAGGAAATTGTGCATATAGCGTTTGAGAAATAATATATCTGCTATTTTGCCTAATATTCCCAGTGGAGACCGATAGCTAAAGCGATCTCGAACCAAAGTTCCAGTTTGAGTTGTGGTGAAAAAATGTTCGTGTTTAAAGGATTCGAAAGCACCCGCTTGCATCTCGTCGCAGAAGTAATCCGGATATTTCAGCGCAGTGATTTTGGATGTCAACTGCTGCCAAATTCCCAGATGTTTAGCTCGCCAGCTCACACTTTCCCCCAATTCTATCAATCCCTCAGTTCTTCCTGCCACTGCTCTTTCTCCTGTATGAGAAGCTGTAATTTGGTGGAGGTCTATACTGCGAGAGAGGTCAAATACCCGTTCGATCGGTGCTGATATTTCCAGACTATGTTCGAGGATGGGCATCTCTTTTTATTGAACGATAAGCTCGGGATCGCTAAAGTCGTTAACGATTCCGTAGAGGGTATCCCGCTCGATGGGTTCTTTTCCAGCCCTTCGAATCATGTCAACCAATTCTCCGGTGCTTAAAGAAGGGTTTTGATCTTCTGCACCCGCCATAGAGTAGATTTTGGTCGTATCATCTATGGTCCCATCCAGATCATTAACTCCATATGAAAGGGAAAGCTGTGCAGTCTTCTTACCGATCATAGGCCAGTAGGCTTTCACATGATCAAAGTTGTCCAGATAAATCCTGCCTAAAGCATAATTACGCAAATCTTCCAGAACAGAAACCTCATCTAAATGACTAAGCTGATTATTCTGATTTCTGAATTTCAGGGGAATAAAAGTTTGAAAACCTCCCGTTATATCTTGTAGCTCCCTCAACCTCCTCATATGATCAACCCGATGGGCATGATTCTCTACATGGCCATAAAGCATAGTCGCATTAGAGCGATGTCCCAATTCGTGAAGAATTTGGTGCATCTCCAACCATTCTGCAGAACTACACTTTCCTCCTGCTATCTCTTTTCGAATTTCCTTATCAAAAATCTCAGCTCCGCCTCCTGGCATAGAATCCAAACCCGCATCTACCATGGCTTGCATCCCTTCCCGATAAGAAACTTTCGCCTTTTTAAAGATATAGTGATACTCAACAGGGGTGAGTGCTTTGATATGCAATTCGGGCCTGTGGGCTTTGATGGCTTTATATAAATCAAGGTAAAATTGATAATTGTATTGAGGCAAAACTCCTCCTACAATATGCACCTCGGTTACCGGCTGATCATCATAAGCTTTGACCTGATCCAGAATTTCATCCATGCTAAACTCCCATCCTTCTTCTCGTTTTTTGATTAGCCGAGAATAAGAACAGAAGGTACAGGTATAAATACAGACATTAGTAGGCTCGACATGAAAATTGCGATTGAAATAGGTCTTTTTGCCATGTCGCTCTGTACGTATGTGATTGGCCAACATACCCACAAAAGAGAGCTCTGGTTTTGTATACAAATAAAGTGCGTCCTCGTCCGAGATACGCACTTTGTTCAATACCTTTTCGGCAATTTCTTTTTCTCGTCTTTCGACCTTGTTATTGCTGCTGAGATAGCTGAGAAGATTCATAGTATTTGTTTCTGAAACAAACTTACAATAATTTCTGAAACTTTTGTAAGTTATTTTACGGTAGCCCTTTTATTTGGTTGTGCGAGAGATTAAATATAGTCTTTATTCTATATAAAAGAACAGATTATTTCCTGCTTTTTGTGGAATTGCCCTTGGTACTCAGTCTCTAGAGAAAACATAATCATGAGACCATACGCACTGATTCTATTACTGCTTACACAGAGTCTTTTCGCACAAGATATTAAAGATACTGAACTTGAAACTAAGATCAAGGGAGTAACCGTCTTCCTGGAAGGAGCCCAAATTTCGCGCGAAGGCAAGATCCAATTACAAAAAGGCAAAAGCATTTTAGTTGTTAAAGATCTTTCTCCTTATCTGGACGAAAAGAGTTTGGAAGTGAAAGGGGAGGGGGACTTTACCATCCTTTCTGTCAATCACAAATTCAACTACCTCAATGAGAAGAAAGCCAATGAAGAGATTGATAATCTCCGGGACCGGGCAGATTCTCTCAATTTGGAAATAGCCTACAAAAATGCTGAACTGGAAGTCCTGGCTGAAAAGATAAAACTATTGGATGCTAACAAAAGCCTTGGACATAAAGATACAGGGGCAAACTTAAATCAATTAAGAGAAGCCGTTCAATATTATGAGCAGGAAATCAGCCAGATAAAAAGAAGAGAAATTCAAATCAAACAAGAGATACTCGGCATAGATAAAGAGTTTGTGAAGTTGGAGAAAGAGCTCAAGGTATTGAATGAAGAACCGGACATGCCCAGTTCAGAAATTGAAATTACAGTTGCGGCTGAGGCTAAAACTGAAGGCAGCTTCTTTCTAAAATACCTGGTAAGTAATGCCGGTTGGTACCCTAAATATGATGTACGGGTAGAAAGTGTAGAAAAGCCTGTTCAGCTGACCTATAAAGCAGAGGTGTTTCAGCAATGCGGAGAAGACTGGGAACAGGTCAAGCTCAGGTTTTCCAATGTCAATCCCAATAAAAGTGGCCTGGCTCCTTTGCTGAAATCCTGGAAACTTACCTACGAGCGTTATACCAGTCCTAGTGATTTGGCTTTATGGAAATCGAGTGATGGAAATGTAAGAGGAACCGTATTGGGGCCTGATGGAGAACCCTTAGAAGGGGCTTCTATTCTTGTAAAAGGAACTACAACAGGTATGTTCACCAATTCTGAAGGAGATTTTAGTCTGGTCATACCAAATGGAGCAAAAACGCTGGTTGTTACCTATGTGGGCTACCGAAAACAGGAAATTCCAATTGATAAGGATTACCTTCCTGTTTCCATGGCGAGGTCTGATCTCACACTTGATGAGGTAGTGGTAACTGGTTTAGGAGTAAAGAAAGAGAAAAAAGCCATTGGTTATAGTGTTTCTACTATTGGTAGCTCT includes:
- the nuoE gene encoding NADH-quinone oxidoreductase subunit NuoE; the protein is MDKNDYIFTQEEIAEIQKHVAKYPDRKSAVMPALWIAQEKFGWLSLEAIKLVATTIDIPYAHVYGVASFYTMYFKKPVPKHLIEVCTCFSCHEVGGPEMLSYVKEKIGADEKGFGKDGKIWARAAECLGACDTAPMCQVSNKHYRHHLTKEKVDTLIAQLEKDENLSYEKIPLNDQSILD
- a CDS encoding menaquinone biosynthesis protein, yielding MIDIALVSYINTRPFMDGFEACIKDREIRFHLLPPVDCATHLHQGKCQMALLPVGALAQFKNISIMPNYCIGADGEVASVFLFSQKPLEELDTIYLDRHSRSSNGLLQILMKHHWKKEVKYHKPEFKHFDKIKGSAGGVVIGDKAIRIKDQYAYAYDLAQAWKDMTGLPFAFAVWAYLPEAFTSEQLRQLNDAMRFGVEQAPRSAAKWAPEYKLDPEFAHKYLSHYIDFQFDAGKHKALDLYYQLLLDLPQPELQLV
- a CDS encoding cytochrome c: MKNYILPLLFGLQAIILILCLTGFTLLKDELLNQISAPQETSQHATSPEKGGSGIVFEDEQLAISWRNGKQIFESNCTTCHTLNRQSIGPKLGDLCGKYNASDKDWLKRWISNSPRMIFDDKDPRAIALWEANNKAAMNAFPGFSDQQLDDILFYLSPECFGN
- a CDS encoding TrpB-like pyridoxal phosphate-dependent enzyme; the encoded protein is MKNRKITLSEKEIPDKWYNIIADMPNKPLPPLHPGTKEPIGPDALAPLFPMELIKQEVTAEKWVDIPDEVRNIYSMWRPTPLYRAYNLEKVLDTPAKIYYKYEGVSPSGSHKPNTAVPQAYYNKQEGIKRITTETGAGQWGSALAFACNIFDMECEVYMVKLSYHHKPYRKIMMNTWGAKVFPSPSEATEAGRKVLAADPNTTGSLGIAISEAVERAASNEDTKYALGSVLNHVKLHQTIIGQEAVKQMEKAGDMPDIVIAPFGGGSNFAGLAFPFLRLNLEGGHNIRCIASEPTSCPKLTRGVFRYDFGDTVGMTPLLPMYTLGHNFVPAPIHAGGLRYHGAGVIVSQLLKDKLIEAVAHDNIEVFEAGVTFAKAEGIVAAPEATHGIATAIAEAKKCKEEGVSRTILFNLCGHGNFDMKAYEDYFAGKIVRHELTTEDIERSLAELDTPTI
- the carA gene encoding glutamine-hydrolyzing carbamoyl-phosphate synthase small subunit — protein: MKYIQKTPAYLLLEDGLFFEGTAIGKIGTTTGEMCFNTSMTGYQEVFTDPSYYGQILIETHTHIGNYGVHGSEYESNSAKISGLIVRNFSQIFSRNDAVESLHSFLNHNNIVGIGNIDTRLLVTHIRDKGAMNAIISSEVSDRKELTKLLKKCPPMEGLELSSKVSTVQPYFHGSPSAKYRVAVLDVGIKTNILDHLAARDCYLKVFPANADFEELTSFDPHGFFISNGPGDPAAMPYAVDTVKKILDADLPLFGICLGHQIISLACGVSTYKMHNGHRGANHPVKNLITGKCEITSQNHGFCVDAKEIENSPLLVITHKNLNDGTIEGVRVRNKKAFSVQFHPEASPGPHDSHYLFDEFIELIESDRVQTLA
- a CDS encoding undecaprenyl-phosphate glucose phosphotransferase, encoding MGSNRFFFKVFVLITEFVIINLSCRLAYYLKGDLTEPIITDYIYFFYTFILAWVGASLFTNAYETRKLLSINAFLQSLFSTVFLQVFIVMTYIVGTKSHILSREFLAYTYLTSIPAIICFRALLLVAYRYYNSMTYTIRKIAVVGNDPSINELYNFFNSKNTTVYRFLNNLDPSLSQKEVEALVRDEIEDIKSFCLREQINEIYMSLPLISEEMIEELSDFADDNFIYFRMVTDFNVLKRKQINVDFFGHIPILSLRKEPLRTVFNQSLKRAFDVAFSLGVILFVFPILMPIVAILIKMESSGPVFFKQLRSGKNNKEFLCWKFRTMAVNKDSDSVQATKGDKRITKVGAFLRKTSLDEFPQFINVLTGDMSVVGPRPHMLKHTDEYSQIINKYLFRHFITPGITGHAQVNGFRGETTDPSMMKKRVEYDTWYIENWSILLDIKIIFLTVWNAVRGEENAY
- the thrA gene encoding bifunctional aspartate kinase/homoserine dehydrogenase I encodes the protein MKILKFGGSSVASAERIDNVARIIQSYVARGEKFAVVVSAMGGMTDLLIEMSEIAASGSMEYKEKLEYFSGKHREVVNNLIKDYKGYEAILQEIIEGQLELGNLLYGLYLTRDLTPRTLDYIQSFGERSCAFMLSEVLNSYGTAAKFVNARLLVKTDHNYGAAKVSFPETTRNIQQHFVDNPNKVSIITGFIASTEDGITTTLGRGGSDYTAAIFGSAVDAEEIQIWTDVDGVLTADPRKVSQAFPVATMSYEEALEMSHFGAKVIYPPTILPALEKRIPIRIKNSFNPDADGTLISNNPDPYETTVKGITSISDISLLTLEGGGIFSASAMAARLFNVLAINKINSILITQGSSQHSISFAIKPGKKVLAKKVIEKEFELEIAAKLVKPVRIVDDLAVIAAIGDNMKSRPGISGKLFQALGKNGINVIVTAQGSSERNISVVIKKEDEAKALVAVHDVFFLSKFYTLNLFFVGVGLIGGELISQIKQQAAYLREHLYVEVRIVGMANTKRMLFNPAGISLDNWEEELHASETVSNLRNFVDRMKEMNLANSVFVDNTALDDIRLVYPEILASSISISTPNKVAVSSSYESYQQLKKIADEHSVKFFYEANVGAGLPVLTTLTDLINSGDRILKIEGVLSGSLSFIFNSFNGERPFSDIVKEAGERGYTEPDPRIDLSGKDVARKLLILARESGFKMEFDDIEVENILPQACLDAKDVDAFMVELEKANDHFAAIQKAAADEGKVLRFIATLENGKAFISLQSMDESNPFYNLSGSDNMIVFTTQRYKDRPLVIKGPGAGAEVTAAGVFAEILRVGYYLS